From a region of the Coffea arabica cultivar ET-39 chromosome 3e, Coffea Arabica ET-39 HiFi, whole genome shotgun sequence genome:
- the LOC140003956 gene encoding probable aldo-keto reductase 2 has translation MAAPVTVPRIKLGSQGLEVSAQGLGCMGMSAFYGPPKPEPDMIKLIHHAISRGITLLDTSDAYGPHTNEILIGKALKGGNREKVELATKFAFTYEGGQFGIRGDPDYVRAACEGSLKRLGLDCIDLYYQHRIDTNVPIEVTVGELKKLVEEGKIKYIGLSEASASTIRRAHAVHPITAVQLEWSLWTRDIEEEIIPTCRELGIGIVAYSPLGRGFFSSGPKLVENLTDDDYRKYMPRFQAENLEHNKNLYEQVNAIASRKGCTPSQLALAWVHHQGKDVCPIPGTTKIENLDQNIGALSVKLSAEEMAELESIASAIKGERYESDAGTWKTSETPPLSTWKRT, from the exons GGGGTCGCAAGGTCTTGAAGTTTCAGCTCAAGGGCTGGGCTGCATGGGCATGTCAGCCTTCTACGGGCCACCAAAGCCCGAGCCCGACATGATCAAACTTATTCACCATGCTATTAGCAGAGGCATCACCCTGCTTGATACCTCTGATGCTTATGGACCCCATACCAACGAAATCCTCATCGGCAAG GCCTTGAAGGGAGGAAACAGAGAGAAAGTGGAGCTAGCAACAAAATTTGCATTCACTTATGAGGGTGGGCAGTTTGGTATACGTGGTGATCCAGACTATGTGAGAGCTGCATGTGAAGGCAGCTTGAAGCGGCTTGGTTTGGATTGCATTGATCTCTATTATCAGCATCGCATTGATACAAATGTGCCCATTGAAGTCACG GTAGGAGAACTTAAGAAATTGGTTGAAGAGGGTAAAATAAAGTATATAGGTCTATCCGAGGCCTCAGCTTCAACAATTAGAAGAGCACATGCTGTTCATCCAATAACAGCTGTACAGTTGGAGTGGTCATTGTGGACCAGAGATATCGAGGAAGAGATTATTCCCACTTGCAG AGAGCTTGGAATAGGGATTGTTGCATACAGTCCACTTGGAAGAGGATTCTTCTCTTCAGGTCCAAAGCTGGTTGAGAATTTGACTGATGATGACTACCGAAAG TATATGCCAAGGTTTCAAGCAGAGAATTTGGAGCACAACAAGAACTTGTACGAGCAGGTCAATGCCATTGCTTCAAGGAAGGGTTGTACCCCATCACAGCTAGCTTTGGCCTGGGTCCATCACCAAGGCAAAGATGTTTGCCCCATACCTGGCACTACCAAGATTGAGAACCTCGATCAGAATATAGGAGCTTTGTCTGTGAAACTGTCGGCAGAGGAAATGGCGGAACTTGAATCTATTGCTTCGGCTATCAAGGGTGAGAGATACGAGTCTGACGCTGGCACTTGGAAAACTTCTGAAACTCCACCTTTGTCAACCTGGAAGAGGACATGA